In Paraburkholderia sp. PGU19, the sequence GGCCGTCCTGCTGTTCGCGGCCATCTTTGTGTTCGGCCACTATCGACGCGAACATCGGCGGACGCAGTTGCTCCGGCAACTGGAATCCGTTGTCTGGCGCCAGCACATGAATTGATGTTACGCATGACGTGCCTGGACCTGACGGGCGCTGCAGGTGACGCTGGATGAGGGGCACACACCATCTACAGGTCCGACTTCCCGCACGTGCTTCACGACCAGGAACGTCGTGTGGAAAGGACTGGCGGGCAGAACAACAAGCAAGGGGCCAAGAACACATGAACCATGCTGATCAGGCCGTACGGCACCTGGTGCACATCCGCTCCATGATCCTGCGACTCGAGCGTCTGCTTCACGACGACGATACCGGGGAGGCGAGTCCCGTCACGTCGCCGGATTACTGGCGTTCGCGGATCACTGTGCTCCTGGCGACGAACCTGCTGCCGGCCCTTGAGGCGAAGGCCCGCGTGCTGCTTGCCCGGCTGGACACGCTCAGCGCGGCGTCGCACAGCCGCACGCAGCAACATCCACATTGGACATCGAAATACAGATCGACGTCCCTCGGAGCAGGGTAGACAGGCACAGACCTACGGCCGTCACGCATCGGACTGCGCACCATCGGCGAAGAAAGTGGTGACCAGGAAAGCCGCGGTGAAAAAGCCCGTCGTGAAGAAGGCAGTTGCTAAAGAGGCAACATCGAGTCCGGCACCAGCGCAGGGTATCGAGGCGACGCCAGCGGACTCCTGATCCGGCAACCGGACGGCCGGTTGATGGCAGGTCGGGTGAATGATGCGCCGCTCGTCTGGCTCAAGCCGGACGAGTGAGACAAGAAATTCGTGACGTTGCGCGCTCCCGCGGTAGGTCATGGTGAAGCCGCATCCTCGATCGAGCCCGCTTCGCAGAATGGACCTTGTGGGCGGGCCGATTCTGGCCAAAGAGATAGCCGACCAACGCTGAAACAAAGTGCTCGTGCAGCCCATGGTGTCGTACATGTGGTACAGATCGAAGCTGGGGCGCGGAAGCTGCCTTCAGGCGTTGCTATGGGTTCGCTCCCGCAGAGTTCTGCACCGGTGATGCTTCGGCACCTCTATATCGACAACGAACATATAGCGGGGCTCGCGGCAATACACTGTTGGCATCACAGGGCTTGACATTCAATACCCCATAGAAGAGCGATTTCGACTTCTTCGCCACGCCATCTTGCTCGAGCGCGACGGCAACGCGCCGATGCCGGACACTGTCCTGCGTGAAATCAACGAACGTCGGACGTGGCGTGCTGCGCAAAGGACTGCCTACGAGTGAACGGAGCAATTCATCACCATGCAACGCGTTCTGATCATCAGCGGAATACTCCTGATTGCCGCAGGTCTCGGCTGGCGGTGGCTGTCCCGGCTGCCGCTCGGCCGCCTGCCCGGCGACATCAACATCGTGCGGCCGGGGTTCAGCTTCCATCTTCCGATCGTGACGTGCATCGTCATTTCAGTCGTTTTGTCGATCCTGCTCTGGCTGTTCAGGCGATGAGCCCGGGACGCCCGTTCACGAGTAAACGGCCACAGCCGGGCGAATTGACGCAAGCGATCTGCGGCCGTTTTGGCTAGCCGACTCACTGGCGGGAAGGCTTCAGCCGGTCGCCGCGCCAGTTCCACCCGCCTCTGCCTCCTTCCTCTCGAGGCGCAGATACATATCGGCCGCCACCAGCCCGAACACGATATGGCAGATGAAGCTCACCGACCCGCGGGCCTCCGCGAACCACGGGAAAACGGCGGTCATGCCGTAGAAATTGACCAGGTACACGGCCACGCCGAACAGCCCGCCGGCGAGCGACGCTATTCCGACGCTCGAATCGAGGCTGAACGGTGCCATGATCACCGCGAGGATGACGGCGAAAATGATCGCCAGCACGAAGTGGACGATCAACGCGGCCAGTATGATGCTGGCGTCGAACGTCGCGGGCTGTATCAGCGCATCGCGGCCAAGGACGATCGCTGCGATCATCCGTGGCGGCCCCCACGGGCTCTGCCCGATCGCCCACATCGCGAGGAGTTCGAGCACGAGGAACACCGCGCCTGCCACGCAGCCGCCGATCACCGCTGCGCGCCAGTCCGGCATGCGGCGTGCAAAATGGTGCGAATGCATGTGAAGTTCCATGATGACCTCCTTGAGCGCGGCAGATTCGCACCGCTCTCGCTAGCCATTTTAGGCAAACCTGCAAAAACGTGGGACGGCGCTCCCGATCGCCAGCCGGCGGGAGCCGCTCTGTCACGTTACATGCGCGCAGTGGACTGAGCGTGGCCAGGTCGATCTGCAAATCGTTCGGTGGGAGAAGCTGCCGTGCCCGAGCGCCTCCTCGCGTGCGCGCCGGATTCAGCGTCTGGGCCCCTTCATGACTTCGGTTTCCGTTGCGGCATTGCGCTCCTCGCTTGCCTCGATGGAGTCCATGCTCTCTTCGACTGAAGCTGATGCGCGCTCCGTGATTGCCCGGGCGTCGTCGACGGACTCGTCGGATCCTTCGTCGTCGCTGCCTGGAGGAGCCAACATGTCGTGAAGCATGGCTGCCAGCTCTGGCGTGTCCCACGGCATACCGTGCTGCATTTTCTTCTTTATGTAGTGCCTGACTTCCGCGTCCTGCTCCGCAGTCAACGGGAGACTGCGAAAAGTACTTTGAGGGGTGGCGTCGGCCATGATTCTGCTCCGTTGTTTCTCCCATCTCGAGTGTAGCGCTGCTGTGATCAAGTGTCCTTAACGATCAGACCGCATTGACCATGCCGGCTCCTGACGCGTGCCGGATAAAGCCTGGAGATCGAAGCCCATGGGGATGCGGGGCGACATCAGGCAGCTTGAGGTCAGGGCGGCGGCCGGGAGACAGGGCTTCGCGAAAAATGGTTAAACGCCCGTTAGCATGACTAACGCTTTCCACGACTAAAATATAAACAGGATTCGAATCTGACGAGAGGCATCCATGAGGCTGTGCATCACGATTTTTGCCGTGGCGCGCTACCCGCGAGAACAGAAGGTCGCGCCCGTCGCCCGTTGGCTGGATACGCATCCGCTTCGCGAATGGATGCGTCATAAGATCTGACCGGCGTCGCAAGGATCGAGGCTTGCGGATGCCTCAATTTTCCCTTCATATTTTATAAGATGTTTAATGGAAACGGAGAATCTATCCACGTTTAAAGGGGGATGCCAGGGAACTTCACATGCATTCGCATCACTTTGCTAGCCGCATGCCTGACTGGCGCGCCGCCGCAATAAGCGGTTGTATTGCGGGCCTGGTCTTCCTGCTGCTCGAACTTTTTACCATGTCTATCCTAGGGCAGAGCCCTTGGGGAGCGCCGCGGATAATTGTAGCGATCGCGTTGAGTCGCGACGTGCTGTCGCTACCGGCGACGTTCGGCTTCGGCATGATCTTCGTGGGGCTGATCGTTCACTTCGTGCTGTCGGTCATTTTCGTGCTCGTTCTGGCGGTAATCATCGCTCCGTTCAGCCTTGACTCGAGCATGGGGTTCGCCTCGCTAGCGGGTGCGGTCTTCGGCGTCGCCTTATATCTGGTCAACTTCTATGGCATGAGCCATCTAGTCCCATGGCTCGCAGACGCCCGTAGTTGGGCGAGTTTCGTGTCCCATATCGTGTTTGGGCTCGTCGCGGCTGATACCTACTTATGGCTTGAGACGAAGGAGGAAGCGGGCGTCAGCGGGGGAGGCGCAAATAGTTGAGCTTGTGTCCCCCTCGGGCCCTGCGGCCCCCAAGCCTGAGGTGCAACTCGCCGCCCCCGACATCAATCAGTGAACCGACCGACGTCACCGTCATCCCGACGCCGGGGTGCGATCTCTCCACTCCCCATAGCGGCGAATGTTCCCGCCGCCGGCACACGCCACGGTTTCCTCCCCTGATGCTCGTACGACGCTTGCCCGCATGCTTCTGTGGCACGCGCCAACGCGCATGATCCGCCAGTTCGAAGCAGACCGCGCCGGCCGACGGCATCACGATCGTCATGGAGCCGATCAATACGCGCGACACATTCCGGGCTTCTCTCTGAACCGCCACGACGACACGCAAGTGATCTGCGGGGAGGTCGGCGGGCCGAACCTGCAGGTGCAGCTCGATTGCTACCACTGCCACATCGTCGAAGGCGATCTCGCGGTGAAGCTGAAGTGCGACATGCCGCGCATCGGCCACATCCAGATCGCGGGCGTGCCCGAGCGGCACGAGTCGGACATTGGCGAACTAAACTATCCGGATCTGTTCGATCTGATCGACGCGCGCGGCCGCGAAGGCTGGATCGGCTGCGAATACCGGCCGCGCGCGGGAACGTCGGCGGGGCTCGGCTGGGTGAAGCCGTACCTGCGCCGCAATGTCTGACTGATTCTGTCTGAACGGAACGAAGGACATCATGAAAGTACTGGTTACCGGTGGCGCCGGATTTCTCGGCCAGCGTCTCGCGCGTGCACTGCTCACACGCGGCGCACTGACGAGCGCCGACGGCAAGCGTTAGCCGATCACCGAGCTCGTGCTGCTCGACGTCGAGCGTCCCGCTGATTTCGGCGACAGCCGTGTGCGCACGGAAGTGGGCGACATCGCGGAGCGCAGCGTGCTCGAGCGCCTGATCGACGACAAGACCGACGCGATCTTCCATCTCGCTGCGATCGTCAGCGGCTAGGCGGAAGCGGATTTCGATCTGGGCATGCGCATCAATCTCGATGCGTCGCGGCTGTTGCTCGAAACGTGCCGGCAGCGTGGGCACCGGCCGCGCGTCGTATTCACGAGCTCGGTCGCCGTGTACGGCGGCGATCTGCCCGACGTCGTGCAGAACGACACCGCGCTGAATCCGCAATCGTCGTATGGCACGCAAAAGGCCATTGTGGAGCTGCTGCTGAACGACTATACGCGGCGCGGGTTCGTCGGCGGCCGCGTGCTGCGGCTGCCGACGATCAGCGTGCGGCCCGGCAAGCCGAACGCCGCCGCGTCGTCGTTTGCGAGCGGCATCATCCGCGGGCCGTTGAACGGCGAAGAGGCGATCTGTCCGGTGACGGGCAGCACGCGCCTGTGGCTGCTGTCGCCGCGCAAGGCGATCGAGTGCCTGATCGCCGGCTGCGAGCTCGATGCGGCCGCACTTGGCAACCAGCGCGTGGTGAATCTGCCCGGTATCTCGGTCAGCGTGGACGAGATGATTGCCGCGCTGCGCGAGGTGGCGGGCGAGCGCGTCGTGGAGCGTATCGAATGGAAGCCGGATCCGCGCGTCGAGTCGATCGTCGGCAGTTGGCCTGTGCGGTGGGACACGTCGCGCGCGGAGCACCTCGGGCTCTCCGGCGATCATACGTTTGCAGCCGTGATCTGCAATTACATCGAAGACGAGAACGTGCACGTCGTCTGATAACCCGGCGCCGAACCACACCGCATGCCGGCCCGCGCAATCCGCGTGCGCCTCATTCTTGCGCCCGAATGGTGATGCGCGATGCCCTCGGCTCCAGCAATCAACGTCGCACCGCACATCCCCATTTCGCGGGCGAGATGGACAAGCCAGTCGCGAACGGGCTTGCCGTGGTGACGACGGTCCTGCCGGGTGAAAAACGGAACACATCGTCGGGA encodes:
- a CDS encoding DUF2905 domain-containing protein, with protein sequence MQRVLIISGILLIAAGLGWRWLSRLPLGRLPGDINIVRPGFSFHLPIVTCIVISVVLSILLWLFRR